One window of Pithys albifrons albifrons isolate INPA30051 chromosome 18, PitAlb_v1, whole genome shotgun sequence genomic DNA carries:
- the EDEM2 gene encoding ER degradation-enhancing alpha-mannosidase-like protein 2, with protein sequence MLRVLRGPGPAMLRSLGALLCLWALRLPASPGVAARGLDVASYRERVRAMFYHAYDHYLERAFPYDELRPLTCDGQDTWGSFSLTLIDALDTLLILGNVSEFQRVVHVLQEGVDFDIDVNASVFETNIRVVGGLLSAHLLSRKAGVEVEAGWPCSGPLLRMAEEAAWKLLPAFQTPTGMPYGTVNLLHGVNPGETPVTCTAGIGTFIVEFATLSHLTGDPVFEDVARKALKALWKNRSDIGLVGNHIDVITAKWVAQDAGIGAGVDSYFEYLVKGAILLQDRELMSMFLEYNKAIKNYTKFDDWYLWVQMYKGTVSMPVFQSLEAYWPGLQSLIGDVDNAMRTFLNYYTVWKQFGGLPEFYNIPQGYTVDKREGYPLRPELIESAMYLYRATRDPTLLELGRDAVESIEKISKVDCGFATIKDLRDHRLDNRMESFFLAETIKYLYLLFDPDNFIHNDGSDFDVVITPYGECVLDAGGYIFNTEAHPIDPAALHCCRKRKDEQWQVEDLMREFYSLKKTKKFTLKSPSDLSERESVKDSEDAEKAGEKRNSKKSSHSLLSCPSQSFNSKLAVLGQVFLDNT encoded by the exons ATGCTGCGGGTCCTGCGTGGCCCCGGCCCGGCCATGCTGCGCTCCCTCGGcgccctgctgtgcctgtgggcGCTGCGGCTCCCGGCGAGCCCCGGCGTGGCCGCCCGCGGGCTGGACGTCGCTTCCTACCG GGAGCGCGTTCGGGCCATGTTCTACCACGCCTACGATCACTACCTGGAGAGAGCCTTCCCCTACGACGAGCTGCGGCCGCTGACGTGCGACGGGCAGGACACGTGGGGCAG cttctccctCACGCTCATCGACGCGCTGGACACCCTGCTA ATCTTGGGGAACGTGTCTGAGTTCCAGAGAGTTGTCCATGTGCTGCAGGAAGGGGTGGACTTCGATATTGATGTCAATGCATCTGTCTTTGAAACGAACATTCGAG TGGTGGGGGGGCTCCTCTCTGCTCACCTGCTCTCCAGGAAGGCTGGTGTGGAAGTGGAGGCAGGATGGCCCTGCTCGGGGCCCCTCCTGAGGATGGCAGAGGAAGCAGCTTGGAAACTGCTGCCAG CTTTCCAGACCCCAACTGGGATGCCATATGGCACAGTGAACCTGCTGCATGGAGTAAACCCTGGGGAGACCCCAGTGACCTGCACTGCTGGCATTGGGACATTCATAGTGGAATTTGCCACTTTAAGCCACCTCACTGGTGACCCAGTGTTCGAGGATGTTGCCAGGAAGGCCTTGAAGGCACTGTGGAAAAATCGCTCCGATATTGGGCTG GTTGGGAACCACATTGATGTGATCACTGCCAAGTGGGTGGCCCAGGACGCTGGCATTGGGGCAGGAGTGGACTCCTACTTTGAGTACCTGGTTAAAGGAGCCATTCTCctgcaggacagggagctgATGTCCATGTTTCTGG AATATAACAAAGCTATCAAAAATTACACCAAGTTTGATGACTGGTACCTGTGGGTTCAGATGTACAAAGGAACAGTGTCCATGCCTGTGTTTCAGTCCCTGGAGGCCTATTGGCCAGGCCTGCAG AGCCTGATTGGGGATGTAGATAATGCCATGCGGACCTTCCTCAACTATTACACTGTCTGGAAGCAGTTTGGGGGCCTGCCCGAGTTCTACAACATTCCCCAGGGCTACACAGTGGACAAGAGAGAGGGATATCCACTCAGGCCTG AGCTGATTGAGAGTGCAATGTATCTGTATCGTGCTACGAGAGATCCCACACTCCTGGAACTGGGAAGAGATGCAGTGGAGTCCATCGAGAAAATCAGCAAGGTGGACTGTGGATTTGCAACT ATCAAAGACTTGAGGGATCACAGGCTGGATAACCGCATGGAATCCTTCTTTTTGGCTGAAACAATCAAATACTTGTACCTGCTCTTTGACCCAGACAACTTCATCCACAACGATGGCTCAGACTTCGACGTGGTGATTACACCATATGGGGAGTGTGTCCTGGATGCTGGAGGGTACATCTTCAACACTGAGGCTCATCCCATCgatcctgctgccctgcactgctgcaggaaGCGCAAGGACGAGCAGTGGCAGGTGGAAGACCTGATGAGGGAATTCTACTCActgaagaaaaccaagaaattcACTTTAAAAAGCCCATCTGACCTCAGTGAACGGGAGAGCGTAAAAGACTCTGAAGATGcagagaaagctggagagaagagaaactCTAAGAAGAGCTCACACTCCCTCCTGAGTTGCCCCAGTCAATCTTTTAACTCTAAGCTTGCAGTACTGGGACAGGTCTTCCTAGATAACACCTGA